Proteins from one Syntrophorhabdaceae bacterium genomic window:
- a CDS encoding HIT domain-containing protein: MDRVWAPWRMEYITGTKKPGERKCFLCIEEGQDEESLVIGRLGTAFVIMNRFPYTNGHVMVVPVRHTGLAEDLTDEESLDIMRLVRIMVKVYKEEFNVEGINIGINVGRAAGAGLEEHIHVHMVPRWFGDTNFMAVTGETRVISEHLMTSYERLKRRFLEKVL; the protein is encoded by the coding sequence ATGGATAGAGTTTGGGCTCCCTGGAGAATGGAATATATCACAGGTACGAAGAAACCGGGGGAAAGGAAGTGTTTTCTTTGCATCGAGGAAGGGCAGGATGAGGAGTCCCTCGTAATAGGCAGACTTGGGACGGCCTTCGTCATTATGAACCGTTTCCCCTATACGAACGGTCATGTCATGGTCGTGCCCGTCCGCCATACCGGGCTGGCGGAAGACCTTACCGACGAGGAATCCCTCGACATCATGCGCCTTGTAAGGATAATGGTAAAAGTCTACAAGGAGGAGTTCAACGTCGAGGGGATCAACATCGGCATCAATGTCGGCCGGGCCGCGGGGGCGGGACTGGAGGAGCATATCCACGTGCACATGGTGCCGCGCTGGTTCGGAGACACCAACTTCATGGCTGTTACAGGGGAAACGAGAGTCATTTCAGAACATCTCATGACATCCTATGAGAGATTGAAGAGAAGATTCCT
- a CDS encoding HNH endonuclease, producing the protein MDRTLLLNTTFEPISVLSWKKAITLVYLGKVEVLKEYDREIRGVSITIRQPAVIRLLTLVRSNHAKVKFSRRNVFLRDNHTCQYCGEKFDAKHLTCDHLVPRSRGGVTEWTNIVTSCISCNLKKGDKLADEVKMHPKKRPSRPNGFYLFMLNLGVKVPPEYWRDYMFMRN; encoded by the coding sequence ATGGACCGAACCCTCCTGCTTAACACGACATTCGAACCCATAAGCGTTTTGTCATGGAAGAAGGCCATAACGCTTGTCTACCTCGGAAAAGTTGAAGTCCTTAAGGAGTATGACCGGGAGATCCGCGGCGTTTCCATAACTATACGTCAGCCCGCCGTCATACGCCTTCTTACGCTCGTCCGAAGCAACCACGCAAAAGTGAAGTTTTCCCGCAGAAACGTTTTTCTTCGTGATAACCACACCTGTCAGTATTGCGGGGAGAAGTTCGATGCAAAGCATCTCACCTGCGACCATCTCGTCCCAAGGTCACGGGGAGGGGTGACGGAATGGACAAATATTGTTACCTCCTGCATCAGCTGCAACCTGAAGAAAGGCGACAAGCTGGCTGACGAGGTGAAGATGCATCCAAAGAAGAGACCTTCGCGACCCAACGGGTTCTATCTGTTCATGCTGAACCTTGGCGTAAAGGTGCCGCCCGAGTACTGGCGAGACTATATGTTCATGAGGAATTGA
- a CDS encoding arginine decarboxylase, pyruvoyl-dependent has translation MSVASKLVLTKGVGQNKEKLVSFELALRNAKIAPYNIVKVSSIFPPRCEIVPARQGLKDLTPGQIVHAVLAEASTNEHHRLIAASVGVAIPKDRDRFGYLSECHSHGEDDKTAGDYAEDIAAQMLATILGLEFDVNESYNKRLDLWKLSDEIVHTRNITQTSVGKKNVWTTVIAAAILIP, from the coding sequence ATGTCTGTGGCCAGCAAACTGGTCCTCACCAAGGGGGTGGGCCAGAACAAGGAGAAGTTGGTGAGTTTCGAGCTCGCCCTGCGCAATGCGAAGATAGCTCCCTATAACATCGTCAAGGTATCGAGCATCTTCCCGCCCCGGTGCGAGATAGTACCGGCAAGACAAGGGCTGAAGGACCTGACGCCCGGTCAAATAGTGCACGCCGTTCTGGCTGAGGCCTCTACCAACGAACATCACCGCCTCATAGCGGCTTCTGTCGGCGTTGCCATCCCGAAGGACCGCGACCGCTTCGGATACCTCTCGGAATGCCACAGTCACGGAGAAGACGACAAGACGGCCGGCGATTACGCCGAAGACATCGCGGCCCAGATGCTGGCAACCATCCTTGGCCTCGAATTTGACGTGAACGAGAGCTACAATAAACGCCTCGACCTGTGGAAGCTGAGCGATGAGATAGTCCATACGCGCAATATCACACAAACGAGCGTGGGCAAAAAAAATGTTTGGACGACGGTGATCGCCGCAGCTATCCTTATACCCTAG
- a CDS encoding dodecin family protein, producing the protein MSKSVYVVNELVGTSDKSWEDAARSAVERAAKSVEDLRIAEVVKQDVTLENGKTVSYRIRLKVSFKYHGEKAWYEEIWR; encoded by the coding sequence ATGTCGAAGAGCGTATACGTTGTAAACGAGCTTGTGGGCACCAGCGACAAATCATGGGAAGACGCGGCCAGATCGGCTGTTGAAAGAGCCGCAAAGAGCGTCGAGGACCTCCGTATCGCTGAGGTGGTGAAACAGGACGTGACCCTGGAAAACGGGAAGACCGTAAGCTACCGGATAAGGCTTAAGGTTTCCTTCAAGTATCACGGCGAGAAAGCCTGGTATGAAGAGATCTGGCGGTGA
- a CDS encoding dodecin family protein, translated as MSKSVYVVNELVGTSDKSWEDAARLAVETAAKSVEDLRIAEVVKQDVTLENGKIVSYRIRLNVSFKYHSEKT; from the coding sequence ATGTCGAAGAGTGTATACGTTGTAAACGAACTTGTGGGCACCAGCGACAAATCATGGGAAGACGCAGCCAGGCTGGCTGTAGAAACGGCCGCAAAGAGCGTCGAGGACCTCCGTATCGCTGAGGTGGTGAAACAGGATGTGACCCTGGAAAATGGGAAGATCGTGAGCTATCGGATAAGACTTAACGTCTCCTTCAAGTATCATAGCGAAAAGACCTGA